TTCTAGAAATAGAATCAAAAGTTCACCATGATGTCATCGCCTATTTGACAAACCTGAATTCTTATATTGGACCTGCTGGCCGTCATGTTCACTTCGGACTGACTTCCAGTGACGTTGGAGACACAGCACTTTGTGTACAAATGGTTCAAGCCATGGACCTTCTCATTCAAAGAACCGAGACACTTTTACAAACAACAAAAGAAAAAGCAAAAGAGTACAAAGACCTTCCGTGTATCGGACGTTCCCATGGGATCCATGCAGAGCCAATGACTTTAGGATTAAAATTTGCCCTCTTCTTTGCTGAGATGACCCGTAACCTCGAAAGAATGAAAGATGCACGCGAACAAATCGCTGTAGGAAAATTGTCCGGGGCAGTGGGAACCTATTCCAATATTGATTTGGAAATCGAAGAATATGTATTAAATAAACTCGGCCTTAAGGTAGATCCGATTGCCACACAAGTGATCTCACGCGATCGACATGCTTTCTATATGTCAGTTCTCGGTGTGGTTGCTGCCAGCTTAGATCGTATGGCTACAGAGATTCGACTCCTTCAAAAAACAGAAGGCCGCGAAGTAGAAGAACCATTTGCTAAAGGTCAAAAAGGATCTTCGGCAATGCCTCACAAACGAAATCCCGTTGTCTGTGAACGTATTTCTGGAATCTCCAGAGTCATTCGTTCCAATGTAAATGTTGGCTTACAAAACGTTGGGCTTTGGCATGAAAGAGATATTTCCCATTCTTCTGCCGAGAGAATTGTTCTTCCCGATTCCACTATCGCTCTCGATTATATTTTAGAAAAAATGAACTTTGTGTTAAAGGGACTTCATGTGTATCCTGATGCCACAGAACGTACGTTAAACGTAACACGCGGACTCATTTTCTCTCAAAAAGTCTTGTTATGGCTGATTGAAAAAGGAGGGATCTCCAGAGAAGATGCCTACCTCATCGTCCAAGAAAATGCAATGGCAGTATGGGCAGACCAATCTAAGAATCTGCGCGCTCTTTTGAAACAAGATCCAAGATGTTCGGCAATTCTAAAAGATAGTGATTTGGATGAAATTTTCCAAATCAAACCTTACCTGGAACGGATTCCACTCATCTTCAAACGATTGGGGATCATTGATTAATTTTCTAAGTTTATATGTTCGCTAGTTTGCTAATTCATTTGTTCACAAAGAAGTAGTAATCGAACTATCAACCAATTGACTTTGAAACCTATAGGTCAAATTACTTTGGTCTATAGGTTTTTTATTTTGATTTTATTTGCAAATAAAACTTTCGATCTTGGATTTTATTGATTCTATTTGGATTAAATTGGTATATGCGCGCTATAAACGCATTGTATATAGTCGTCAATAACGGTGCGTAAATGGATAGAGGTAGCGTTTATTGGACTCATGGCGGGTAATAAACGTAATGCAATCAAGCGCACTGTTGCGGCCGAATAAACGCTAACGCCGGCGGTTATCGCCTCGTAGATGTTGGTTAAACGACATACGTATATGGTGCGTCGAATTATTAAATCCATCCAAACATACAAAGTTCAGGTAAACTTATCTAGTGTAGTAATAGCAAAGCAGTTTATATTAAAATTTTATTTTGAATCCTTAGCTTTGGTTTCCCAATTGCACTTCCAACCATTGAATTAAATCTTTTAACATCTCCCTATTGATACTATGACCTTCTTCATATTCCTGATAATGAGGATGTACTCCAATTGATTCCAAGTATCCTTTTACGGATCTAGCGTAATCCACAGACAACACGCGGTCATTGGTTCCGTGAGATATAAATACTTTTTTACTTAGAACTTTCTCTGAAACAGTCACTTGCGCTTTGTTTTCTTCTAACAAACGTCCACTCAGTGCAATGATCCCTTTCACTTTTTCTGGATGTAATAAACCAATCGAATAAGACATGATGGCACCTTGGCTAAAGCCACCAATCCAAACATTCGATTCATCAAAATTGTAATTTAGTTTTAGATAATCTAGAAATTGTAATAAAAGTTTTTGGCTTTCTCTTTCTTGTTCTAAATTGATTTTCGGTTGTCCTGTTGTGAATAACACTTCATACCAGCCGAAACTTTTTTTACCTAAAGTTAAAGGACCTCTGACGGATACTATAAGTAAAGATTCAGGTAAATAATTAGTTAAGGAAAATAAGTCTTCTTCGTTACTGCCAACTCCATGCAACAAAAGTAAGAGAGGAGGATTTTCTACGGAAACTTTTGGTTTACGAACTAAGTATTCTAATGGTTTTTCCATTTTGATCTTTATCCCTGATTCAATTAAGAAGTAAGTTGAACCGAAGTCATAGTTAGAGCTCCAGCAACAGGTTTATCATTAAAAAACGAAACATTATCCGAATTCAATTTAGTTCCCAATGTATATAATAATGGTAAATAATGTTCTGCTGTGGGAATGGCCCATTCAAATTCCTTCCCATGATTTCGAATTTGGATTAGCGAATCGTAATCTTCTTTATTGATCCAGTCTTTTACTTTTTGATCCACATCCAGTGCCCAATCAAAGCCATATACTTCATTCAATCGATCCCAAGCCACCATACGCAAGTTATGTACTATGTTTCCACTAGCAATGATGAGAATCCCTTGGTTTCGTAGTGGGGCTAACTCTTTTGCTAATTGAAAATGTTGTTCTGGTGAGTTTTTGTAGTCCATACTCAACTGAACGATAGGAATGTCTGCTTTGGGGTAAATATGTTTGATCACGCTCCAAGCTCCATGATCCAAACCCCATTCATAATCTAATTTTACGTTTTGAGATTTCACAACAGACTGTACTAGTTTAGCCAACTCGGGACTACCCGGAGCAGGATATTGCACATCAAACAAAGCCTTGGGAAAACCACCAAAATCATGGATTGTAGGAGGATTTTCCATTGCTGTCACAAATGTACCTTCTGTTACCCAGTGCGCCGAGATACAAAGAATGGCCTGTGGTTTCGGAATTGTTTTTGCGAGGTTTCGCAACCCAGCCACAAATTCATTTTCTTCGATCGCATTCATAGGACTGCCATGGCCCAAAAAATAGGAAGGCATAGTATTGGAAGATTGGAAGACACTCAAATTCTCTTTGGTTTCTGACTGGTTCATACGGTTTCTCGGAGTTTTTGGACGGCTCCGATTCCTCTATTTAGATAGTTTAATATCAAACTACTTATTGTCAATCTATTGTTGAAAAGGAAATGGGAAAAATATCCTTTTCATTCCCAAGTAACTGTAAGCAAATGCCTTAGTAATTACGCAAGAGGGTTACCCAATATGAAAGCAATTAAATGGAATTTAGGATATGGTTTTTTAAGTTGGTTTGTTCCTTTTTTTATCTCAATATTCTTTTTTTCAAAGGAAGGCGGACTTCAAATTGATTTGTTTCTTTTTAAAACGATTATGATTGTTGTTGGTTCCTTAAGCGGTTGTTTTTTACTTTATCGTTACTTTTTGTTAGTCGATTCAAAATTTCTAAAAGAAGGTTTTGTCATCGGAATTTCTTGGACTTCTATCAATTGGCTTTTAGACATTCTTGTTTTAATTCCTATGTCCAAAATGCCTATTGATGTATACTTTATCCAAATTGGATTTCGGTATTTGTCTTTGTTGTTTTTTGCCATTGCATTGGGAGCTATTTTGGAACGGAAAGTGAAGTAAAGAAATACTAAAATAAGAGAATTATAAGTTTGTTTTAAGCCCTGTTGGTTTAGATTAATCTTTGGAGATTTTAAAATGGAAATGAATCCAATCTTCTTATCTCAAGCTTCTGTAACTCACGAAGGCACAATAAAATCTTTACTTAAAAGGAATAACCTTCCATCGGAAGATATCATACCTAAAAATTTAAAAGATTTCTTTATAGCAAAAACTAAAGAAAAAATAATTGGTGTAATCGGCTTAGAAATATTTGAAGAAATAGGCCTTTTACGCTCCTTATGCGTTGAAGAAACATATCGTAAAAAAGGAATCGGATTTTTACTTTATAAAGATCTATTAATTTATGCTCATTCTAAGGGAATCAAAGAATTATATTTACTCACTATGACTGCGGAAGGTTTTTTTCAACAATTTGGATTTGTGGCTGTGGACCGCTCTATAGTTCCAGAACCAATCAGAATGACTTCCGAATTTAAAGATCTTTGCCCAAGTTCCGCAGTTTGTATGAAAATGAAATTTATCAATTAAAACAACAAAAGGAAAAATGCCTTCTTCGGGTTATTGAAATGAAATATGGAAAACCAAAATAAAATTGAATTCATACTCAACGAACTAATAGCGAATCATAAAACATCCGAAATTCCAAAGTATTTCTCGAAAGACTATGTTGTACATACATCAAAAAAGGATTACAGTGGGCATAAGATTATCGGAAAATGGAGTAAAGATTTACATAATTTCTTTTCTGATTTAAAAGTCGTGAAAATTCAATTCCTCCTTCAAACAGATGAGTTTATAGTTTGGAAAAGAACTCTACGAGGAAAAATCAAACCCTCAAAAAACAAAAATCTACGACCAGGTAGATTAATTAAATGGGATGAAATGATAGTTTCTAAATTCAAAAACGGTTTAATCATTGAAGAGTGGAATAACTCAGAATTTCTTGGAGCTCTCATTTCCAAACCCAAATAAAAAAGATATTTTATTGGTTAGTCAAATTATCCTTTTCGTATTTCCTCATTTCTTCCGCTTACATTATCTCCACAGGACTAGTGGAAGAAAAAAATTTGCATTCCAATGTAGCTTTAGTTCTAGGAAACAAAGTAGAGTTGAATGGATTACCATCAGATCGGTTGAAAGCTAGATTGGATCGAACCGTATATCTTTATCAATCAAATCTGATTCAGAAAATTATTGTATCTGGAGGAATGGGAAAAG
Above is a window of Leptospira wolbachii serovar Codice str. CDC DNA encoding:
- the purB gene encoding adenylosuccinate lyase; translated protein: MIDRYSHPEISAIWELENKFKIWTDIEIYACEARANRGEVPKEDLETIKQKAKFNVDEILEIESKVHHDVIAYLTNLNSYIGPAGRHVHFGLTSSDVGDTALCVQMVQAMDLLIQRTETLLQTTKEKAKEYKDLPCIGRSHGIHAEPMTLGLKFALFFAEMTRNLERMKDAREQIAVGKLSGAVGTYSNIDLEIEEYVLNKLGLKVDPIATQVISRDRHAFYMSVLGVVAASLDRMATEIRLLQKTEGREVEEPFAKGQKGSSAMPHKRNPVVCERISGISRVIRSNVNVGLQNVGLWHERDISHSSAERIVLPDSTIALDYILEKMNFVLKGLHVYPDATERTLNVTRGLIFSQKVLLWLIEKGGISREDAYLIVQENAMAVWADQSKNLRALLKQDPRCSAILKDSDLDEIFQIKPYLERIPLIFKRLGIID
- a CDS encoding alpha/beta hydrolase — encoded protein: MEKPLEYLVRKPKVSVENPPLLLLLHGVGSNEEDLFSLTNYLPESLLIVSVRGPLTLGKKSFGWYEVLFTTGQPKINLEQERESQKLLLQFLDYLKLNYNFDESNVWIGGFSQGAIMSYSIGLLHPEKVKGIIALSGRLLEENKAQVTVSEKVLSKKVFISHGTNDRVLSVDYARSVKGYLESIGVHPHYQEYEEGHSINREMLKDLIQWLEVQLGNQS
- the ygiD gene encoding 4,5-DOPA-extradiol-dioxygenase, with product MNQSETKENLSVFQSSNTMPSYFLGHGSPMNAIEENEFVAGLRNLAKTIPKPQAILCISAHWVTEGTFVTAMENPPTIHDFGGFPKALFDVQYPAPGSPELAKLVQSVVKSQNVKLDYEWGLDHGAWSVIKHIYPKADIPIVQLSMDYKNSPEQHFQLAKELAPLRNQGILIIASGNIVHNLRMVAWDRLNEVYGFDWALDVDQKVKDWINKEDYDSLIQIRNHGKEFEWAIPTAEHYLPLLYTLGTKLNSDNVSFFNDKPVAGALTMTSVQLTS
- the arsN2 gene encoding arsenic resistance N-acetyltransferase ArsN2, encoding MEMNPIFLSQASVTHEGTIKSLLKRNNLPSEDIIPKNLKDFFIAKTKEKIIGVIGLEIFEEIGLLRSLCVEETYRKKGIGFLLYKDLLIYAHSKGIKELYLLTMTAEGFFQQFGFVAVDRSIVPEPIRMTSEFKDLCPSSAVCMKMKFIN
- a CDS encoding ester cyclase yields the protein MENQNKIEFILNELIANHKTSEIPKYFSKDYVVHTSKKDYSGHKIIGKWSKDLHNFFSDLKVVKIQFLLQTDEFIVWKRTLRGKIKPSKNKNLRPGRLIKWDEMIVSKFKNGLIIEEWNNSEFLGALISKPK